Proteins encoded together in one Streptomyces sp. B1I3 window:
- a CDS encoding SGNH/GDSL hydrolase family protein — translation MTTHDLRSEADDPLALSHDESVQLLRGAPWQRLAVMGDSFAAGLGDPSEGYAHVPWPQRISAALGSGKPDFGYLNTGVMGKRTGAVRAEQLEQVLAFKPDLVNVAAGGNDLFDAEPDLDGVEADLDAMYTALRAQGADIFTFTVTNVFESVPELAVFSDRTAALNDRIRAVAERHDAVLIEMWSHPVRLRPNLMSADGIHFAMEGHAALAAEIVKALGARIAQRAET, via the coding sequence ATGACGACACACGATCTGCGCAGTGAGGCGGACGACCCGCTGGCGCTCTCCCACGACGAGTCCGTACAGCTGCTGCGGGGAGCTCCGTGGCAGCGGCTCGCCGTGATGGGCGACAGTTTCGCCGCCGGCCTCGGCGACCCCAGCGAGGGGTACGCCCATGTGCCGTGGCCTCAGCGGATCTCGGCCGCCCTCGGCTCCGGGAAGCCCGACTTCGGATATCTGAACACCGGCGTCATGGGCAAGCGGACCGGCGCCGTCCGGGCCGAACAGCTGGAGCAGGTCCTCGCGTTCAAGCCGGACCTGGTCAACGTGGCGGCCGGCGGCAACGACCTGTTCGACGCGGAGCCGGATCTGGACGGCGTCGAGGCCGACCTGGACGCCATGTACACGGCGCTGCGGGCACAGGGTGCGGACATCTTCACGTTCACCGTCACCAACGTCTTCGAGTCGGTGCCGGAACTGGCGGTCTTCAGCGACCGCACGGCGGCCCTCAACGACCGCATCCGCGCGGTTGCCGAGCGCCACGACGCCGTGCTGATCGAGATGTGGAGCCACCCCGTACGGCTGCGCCCGAACCTGATGAGCGCCGACGGCATCCACTTCGCGATGGAGGGGCACGCCGCCCTCGCCGCCGAGATCGTCAAGGCCCTCGGGGCACGGATCGCGCAACGCGCGGAGACGTGA
- the bla gene encoding class A beta-lactamase — protein sequence MRTHTPGAIPAASRRTALAVLAGLAALPLAGCTATEPAHTSPPAASGPTPPVGSPSPSASADAPTERAFAELEREFDARLGVYALDTGSGRTVTHRSGERFAYASTCKALLAGAVLDKNSLRQLDRLVRYGRDELVSNSPVTERHVATGLTLRELCDAAVRYSDNAAANLLFRELGGPGGLQDALRSLGDRVTRCDRYEVALSDAVPGDPRDTSTPRALATDLRAYVLGGALATDKRAVLTDWLKRNTTGDAAIRAGAPHGWQIGDKTGTGGYGTRNDIAIAWPPGAAPITLAVLSDRGTKDAERDDALIARAAEAAFGALAGPPAAAPSSP from the coding sequence ATGCGCACCCACACCCCCGGCGCCATCCCCGCCGCCTCCCGTCGTACCGCACTCGCCGTGCTGGCCGGGCTCGCCGCCCTGCCGCTCGCCGGATGCACGGCCACCGAGCCCGCGCACACGTCGCCCCCGGCCGCGTCAGGCCCGACTCCACCCGTCGGCAGCCCCTCTCCGTCGGCCTCCGCCGATGCCCCTACGGAGCGCGCGTTCGCCGAACTGGAGCGGGAGTTCGACGCCCGGCTGGGGGTCTACGCGCTCGACACCGGCAGCGGCCGGACCGTCACCCACCGGTCCGGCGAACGCTTCGCGTACGCCTCCACCTGCAAGGCACTCCTCGCCGGCGCCGTGCTGGACAAGAACTCCCTCCGTCAGCTCGACCGGCTCGTGCGCTACGGCCGGGACGAGCTCGTCAGCAACTCGCCGGTCACCGAGCGGCACGTCGCCACCGGGCTGACCCTGCGCGAGCTGTGCGATGCCGCCGTCCGCTACAGCGACAACGCCGCGGCCAATCTCCTCTTCCGTGAGCTCGGCGGCCCCGGAGGGCTGCAGGACGCACTCCGCTCCCTGGGCGACCGGGTCACGCGGTGCGACCGGTACGAGGTGGCCCTCAGCGACGCCGTGCCGGGCGACCCCCGGGACACCAGCACGCCCCGCGCCCTCGCCACCGACCTGCGCGCCTACGTCCTCGGCGGAGCCCTGGCCACCGACAAGCGAGCCGTGCTGACCGACTGGCTCAAGCGCAACACCACCGGCGACGCGGCCATTCGCGCCGGAGCCCCCCACGGCTGGCAGATCGGCGACAAGACAGGAACGGGCGGTTACGGCACCCGCAACGACATCGCCATCGCCTGGCCCCCCGGCGCCGCCCCCATCACGCTGGCCGTCCTCTCCGACCGCGGCACCAAGGACGCCGAACGCGACGACGCCCTCATCGCCCGCGCCGCCGAGGCCGCTTTCGGCGCACTGGCCGGGCCGCCGGCCGCGGCGCCCAGCTCGCCCTGA
- a CDS encoding acyl carrier protein yields MENSTLRAQVRQIVGEMSPLGAREVRSEDRLVEELGYDSLAVIELSLRIEQEFPLADLGTNTTPDITTVKDIEDFVDQQQVAPSDAA; encoded by the coding sequence ATGGAGAACAGCACACTGCGCGCGCAGGTCCGACAGATCGTCGGGGAGATGAGCCCGCTCGGGGCGCGCGAGGTGCGGTCCGAGGACCGCCTCGTCGAGGAGCTCGGCTACGACTCGCTCGCCGTCATCGAGCTCTCCCTGCGCATAGAGCAGGAGTTTCCGCTCGCCGACCTCGGCACGAACACCACGCCCGACATCACCACGGTGAAGGACATCGAGGACTTCGTCGACCAGCAGCAGGTGGCGCCCAGCGACGCCGCCTGA
- a CDS encoding ribonucleotide-diphosphate reductase subunit beta — MSVTTTGLVLDVTETAPETNAEQRGRLANSADLYRRWERQQWAVAQVDPARDAETWQALTPFSRAQMLGSLGELEVGEVTVTHTLGALIDAPPTEDDRIFLCTQLADEARHVRFFQTYLEEGCRTSLDAVEEGADYAEVFTPELTRATDAVRADHADRESWYRALVYYHLITEGVLAATALRTTRFLARRLKLEALEEGLTNVTRDESRHVSFGLRAAQDGVAGGFAQVVGDAHFESLGVAAWVLIGPSRHNPVPALRAALLSRAAQLQGSVDIARERLVKQLRLVGLPDLSEKAAASWDLAVETALDAYAERWDAPHPIRAAAA, encoded by the coding sequence ATGAGCGTCACGACCACCGGGCTCGTACTCGATGTCACCGAGACGGCCCCCGAGACCAACGCCGAACAGCGCGGCCGGCTCGCCAACTCAGCCGACCTCTACCGCCGGTGGGAACGCCAGCAGTGGGCCGTCGCCCAGGTCGACCCCGCGCGTGACGCGGAGACCTGGCAGGCCCTCACCCCCTTCTCACGGGCCCAGATGCTCGGCTCGCTCGGCGAGCTGGAGGTCGGCGAGGTCACGGTGACGCACACGCTGGGAGCGCTGATCGACGCGCCGCCCACCGAGGACGACCGGATCTTCCTCTGCACCCAGCTGGCCGACGAGGCGCGGCACGTGCGCTTCTTCCAGACCTATCTGGAGGAGGGCTGCCGGACGAGCCTCGACGCGGTCGAGGAGGGCGCCGACTACGCGGAGGTGTTCACCCCCGAGCTCACCCGGGCGACCGACGCGGTGCGGGCCGACCACGCGGACCGCGAGTCCTGGTACCGGGCGCTCGTCTACTACCACCTGATCACCGAGGGCGTGCTCGCCGCGACGGCCCTGCGCACCACCCGCTTCCTCGCCCGCCGGCTGAAGCTGGAGGCGCTGGAGGAGGGCCTCACCAACGTCACCCGCGACGAGTCGCGGCACGTGTCCTTCGGCCTGCGGGCCGCGCAGGACGGGGTCGCCGGCGGATTCGCCCAGGTGGTCGGCGACGCGCACTTCGAGTCGCTCGGCGTGGCCGCCTGGGTCCTCATCGGCCCCTCCCGGCACAACCCGGTGCCCGCGCTCCGCGCGGCCCTGCTCAGCCGTGCCGCCCAGTTGCAGGGCAGCGTCGACATCGCCCGGGAGCGCCTGGTGAAGCAACTGCGGCTGGTGGGCCTGCCGGACCTGTCCGAGAAGGCCGCCGCCTCCTGGGACCTCGCGGTGGAGACCGCCCTCGACGCCTACGCGGAGCGCTGGGACGCACCGCACCCGATCCGCGCGGCCGCGGCCTGA
- a CDS encoding BTAD domain-containing putative transcriptional regulator yields the protein MIDLRVLGPVRALTGDRDLDIGHARQRSLLAMLLADVNNVVPSNRLAELVWDDRPPRQSRNTLAGYATRLRKVLAAAPGRPALLSQAGGYVLRVDPAAVDLYRFRALASRAAAVRDDEERCALLRSALAQWSGAALGDLMGTRVESLRTMLESERQAALLDYFDAQLRLGRPQEILTQLQQMTEERPYDEELALRLVLAHRDSGNPAAALRTYETVRERLARELATGPGEALRGAGERLLNPGRPSEDGGNALSVATRARDRLRMPQGTGYFAGRERELLELDVLLTPTRAPATAAAPQGSNLAVISGMAGAGKTTLALQWAQRVHSSFPDGQFFVALRGHEPHLPPLEPIETLAQVLLALGLPAADIPFGLDERAALYRTLLVGRRVLLVLDDAAGPGQVRHLLPPSVDGSAVLVTSRERMPGLTATYFAGEVLLDALDATSALALLASLVGSARVASEPEAAAGIVRASGRLPLTVRLSGAYAANHPDEPLGQVLARVPTADSADARGAMGRALDLSYGKLRADQRQLFRQLGVVPGTEFGRDAVAALADGSFALLEERIGALVRANLLSEYAPRRYRLHDMVKEYAVGRASEEDSWEVRRGVLLRLLEWYRQSVERASSANGIQMSGVHRAAGATSLRPAGGPPTEPGDVDHDAHGIRDPGAPHDVHGPGHPDGGDGEVGMAWLDREKANLCAAITLASELGLGPASWRLADAMLGFIRLHPGGDDWSAAVEAAQSAAARAGNQRANTAMLLNIADSRYRKGRYSAERRLAREALTVSRDASWRAGEALSLAVLGRSYWSVGAIGMANRYLGAALRIHESLGDLAGQANALGRLARNAYDTGDPVSALRDFRRSLELAEQAGSRFGQIRLPAYMALTLRQLGQYPEADHWCELAIRSSRDVDFHEGVAIALTCRAALFSDLGEHARAVAAAREAHVAIPHLSDPRIEADCLIRLGGVEAAAEHTDVAMRSFGKALLLADQINYRQGAVRAQAESAATYVRLGLYEEALAAGRRTRRALQGCDMRLVTAQMLVLEADCALASGRCAAAVAGYRRASALYRTAGHRLGEVRALMSWGRAAGTVPGHGRPDRPWHRALRLAGPLAIPEADTLRTLLGAGGR from the coding sequence GTGATCGACCTGCGGGTGCTTGGACCGGTACGGGCGTTGACCGGAGACCGTGACCTCGACATCGGACACGCACGGCAGCGCAGTCTGCTGGCCATGCTGCTGGCGGACGTGAACAACGTGGTGCCCAGCAACCGGCTCGCCGAACTCGTGTGGGACGACAGACCGCCGCGCCAGTCGCGCAACACGCTCGCCGGGTACGCGACCCGGTTACGCAAGGTCTTGGCCGCCGCACCAGGAAGACCGGCCCTGCTCTCCCAGGCCGGCGGGTACGTGCTGCGGGTCGACCCGGCGGCCGTCGACCTGTACCGATTCCGCGCCCTCGCCTCCCGGGCTGCCGCTGTGCGGGACGACGAGGAGCGCTGCGCGCTCCTGCGGTCCGCCCTGGCGCAGTGGTCCGGCGCCGCACTCGGCGACCTCATGGGAACCCGCGTCGAATCGCTGCGCACGATGCTGGAGAGCGAACGGCAGGCCGCCCTGCTGGACTACTTCGACGCACAGCTGAGACTCGGCCGGCCCCAGGAGATCCTCACCCAGCTCCAGCAAATGACCGAGGAGCGGCCGTACGACGAGGAACTGGCGCTCCGGCTGGTCCTGGCCCACCGGGACAGCGGGAATCCGGCCGCGGCGCTGCGGACCTACGAGACGGTCCGGGAGCGGTTGGCGAGAGAACTGGCGACGGGCCCAGGCGAGGCGCTGCGCGGGGCCGGCGAGCGGCTGCTGAACCCGGGACGTCCTTCCGAGGACGGGGGCAACGCCCTCTCCGTCGCCACACGGGCCCGTGACCGGCTGCGCATGCCCCAGGGCACCGGGTACTTCGCGGGCCGGGAGCGCGAACTGCTGGAGCTGGACGTCCTGCTGACGCCTACGCGGGCGCCCGCGACGGCCGCCGCGCCGCAGGGCAGCAACCTCGCCGTGATCAGCGGTATGGCGGGTGCCGGGAAGACGACGCTGGCGCTGCAGTGGGCACAGAGGGTCCACTCGTCCTTCCCCGACGGGCAGTTCTTCGTGGCGTTGCGGGGGCACGAACCGCATCTGCCACCCCTCGAACCGATCGAGACCCTCGCCCAGGTCCTGCTCGCACTGGGGCTTCCGGCCGCCGACATCCCGTTCGGGCTCGACGAACGGGCCGCCCTCTACCGGACGTTGCTCGTCGGCCGCCGGGTGCTGCTCGTGCTGGACGACGCGGCGGGCCCGGGCCAGGTGCGCCACCTGCTGCCGCCGAGCGTCGACGGCAGTGCGGTCCTGGTGACCAGCCGGGAGCGGATGCCGGGACTCACCGCGACCTACTTCGCCGGCGAGGTGCTGCTGGACGCCCTGGACGCCACGTCGGCGCTCGCCCTGCTGGCCTCTCTGGTCGGCAGCGCGCGCGTGGCGAGTGAGCCGGAGGCGGCCGCCGGCATCGTACGGGCCTCCGGACGGCTGCCGCTGACGGTGCGGCTCAGCGGCGCCTACGCCGCGAACCATCCCGACGAGCCGCTGGGCCAGGTGCTCGCACGGGTGCCGACGGCCGACAGCGCGGATGCGCGCGGGGCCATGGGCCGGGCGCTGGACCTCTCGTACGGCAAGCTGCGGGCGGACCAGCGGCAGTTGTTCAGACAGCTGGGAGTCGTCCCGGGCACCGAGTTCGGGCGGGACGCGGTGGCGGCGCTGGCGGACGGGTCGTTCGCCCTGCTGGAGGAGCGCATCGGCGCGTTGGTGCGAGCCAATCTGCTGTCCGAATACGCCCCGCGCCGGTACCGGCTGCACGACATGGTCAAGGAGTACGCGGTGGGGCGCGCGTCCGAAGAGGATTCGTGGGAGGTGCGCCGGGGCGTCCTGCTGCGGCTGCTGGAGTGGTACCGGCAGTCGGTGGAACGGGCCAGCAGCGCCAACGGCATCCAGATGTCGGGGGTGCACCGGGCCGCGGGTGCCACCTCCCTCCGGCCGGCCGGCGGGCCGCCGACTGAACCGGGCGACGTGGACCACGACGCCCACGGAATCCGTGATCCCGGCGCCCCGCACGATGTCCACGGCCCCGGCCACCCCGACGGCGGCGACGGCGAGGTCGGCATGGCCTGGCTGGACCGGGAGAAGGCCAACCTCTGCGCGGCCATCACGCTCGCCTCGGAACTGGGGCTCGGCCCGGCGAGCTGGCGGCTCGCCGACGCCATGCTCGGCTTCATCCGGCTGCATCCGGGCGGCGACGACTGGTCGGCGGCCGTGGAGGCGGCGCAAAGTGCGGCCGCCAGGGCGGGGAACCAGCGGGCGAACACGGCGATGCTGCTCAACATCGCGGACTCGCGTTACCGCAAGGGCAGGTACTCCGCTGAGCGGCGGCTGGCCCGTGAGGCGCTCACCGTCAGCCGGGACGCGTCGTGGCGGGCGGGGGAGGCGCTCTCCCTGGCCGTCCTCGGCCGGTCGTACTGGTCCGTCGGGGCGATCGGGATGGCGAACCGGTACCTGGGCGCCGCCCTGCGCATCCACGAGAGCCTCGGCGACCTGGCGGGACAGGCCAACGCCCTGGGCCGGCTGGCCCGCAACGCCTATGACACGGGCGACCCGGTGTCCGCCCTGCGCGACTTCCGCCGATCCCTGGAGCTGGCGGAGCAGGCGGGATCCCGGTTCGGGCAGATCCGTCTGCCCGCCTACATGGCGCTGACTCTCCGACAGCTGGGGCAGTACCCGGAGGCAGACCACTGGTGCGAACTGGCGATCCGCTCGAGCCGCGACGTGGACTTCCACGAGGGCGTGGCCATCGCGCTGACCTGCCGGGCGGCGCTCTTCAGCGACCTGGGGGAGCACGCCCGCGCGGTGGCCGCCGCGCGCGAGGCGCACGTCGCCATCCCGCACCTGTCGGACCCCCGCATCGAGGCGGACTGCCTGATCCGGCTGGGCGGCGTCGAGGCCGCCGCCGAGCACACGGACGTGGCCATGCGCAGCTTCGGCAAGGCGCTGCTGCTCGCGGACCAGATCAACTACCGGCAGGGAGCGGTGCGCGCCCAGGCCGAGAGCGCGGCCACGTACGTACGGCTCGGCCTGTACGAGGAGGCGCTGGCGGCCGGCCGGCGTACCAGGCGGGCGCTCCAGGGATGTGACATGCGCCTGGTCACGGCGCAGATGCTCGTCCTGGAGGCGGACTGCGCTCTGGCGTCCGGACGGTGTGCGGCCGCCGTGGCCGGATACCGCAGGGCCTCCGCCCTGTACCGGACGGCGGGCCACCGCCTCGGCGAGGTGCGGGCCCTGATGTCCTGGGGCCGCGCCGCCGGCACCGTACCGGGGCACGGCCGTCCCGACCGGCCCTGGCACCGGGCGCTGCGGCTGGCCGGGCCCCTCGCCATCCCGGAGGCGGACACCCTGCGGACCCTGCTGGGCGCGGGAGGCCGGTGA
- a CDS encoding DHA2 family efflux MFS transporter permease subunit, with product MTSVPLASRAEPSSAGKTLLLTSAATFMAFLDTTIVNVAFPALHADFPEESVTDLTWVVTSYGILFAALLTPAGRFADILGRRKLFLWSVGLFSLASLACALAPNMELLIAARAVQGIGAAGMIPSALGLVLSETPAEKRAEAIGIWGAAGSMAAAAGPALGGLLVSEIDWRVVFILNVPIGLAVIFGALRLPERPVEKAQLPDLLGTATVTFGIAGVVIGLTKGGDWGWDAPATWIWIGAGLLLMAYSLQRSGKHPAPAVETGLWRTPMFAAANLTAFLLGAGLFVWFLSGPLYLTTIWHYSVLKAGLAVTPGAVLSAVAAITIGRRLKPAQQRPVVIVAGIAFLALSIWAYTGLGSDREFLALWLPYGALGGAVIGAALTSVTTAASISVHPLKFATGTGMATTARQFGGSVGVAAMAAVFAAGDLSTPQPYLNAFLLAGIFIAAAAIPAFWMFTKKSMAQIAETQAQIQAYMRAQAEAAAQAAAAQPGTPSAEGAATADRT from the coding sequence GTGACCTCAGTACCGCTTGCGTCTCGCGCCGAGCCGTCGAGTGCGGGGAAGACACTGCTGCTCACGTCGGCAGCCACGTTCATGGCCTTCCTCGACACGACGATCGTCAATGTGGCCTTCCCGGCCCTGCACGCGGACTTCCCCGAGGAGTCCGTCACCGACCTGACCTGGGTGGTGACCAGTTACGGCATCCTCTTCGCCGCCCTGCTGACCCCGGCCGGCCGCTTCGCCGACATCCTGGGGCGGCGCAAGCTGTTCCTGTGGTCGGTCGGGCTGTTCAGCCTCGCGTCCCTCGCCTGCGCCCTCGCGCCGAACATGGAGCTGCTCATCGCCGCCCGTGCGGTCCAGGGCATCGGCGCGGCCGGCATGATCCCCTCGGCTCTCGGACTCGTCCTCTCCGAGACCCCCGCCGAGAAGCGGGCCGAGGCCATCGGTATCTGGGGCGCGGCCGGTTCCATGGCCGCCGCCGCCGGTCCCGCGCTCGGCGGACTGCTGGTCAGCGAGATCGACTGGCGCGTGGTGTTCATCCTGAACGTCCCGATCGGCCTGGCCGTGATCTTCGGCGCCCTGCGCCTGCCCGAGCGTCCGGTCGAGAAGGCACAGCTCCCCGACCTGCTCGGCACGGCCACGGTCACCTTCGGTATCGCCGGTGTCGTCATCGGTCTCACCAAGGGCGGCGACTGGGGCTGGGACGCACCCGCCACGTGGATCTGGATCGGCGCCGGCCTTCTCCTCATGGCCTACTCGCTGCAGCGCTCCGGCAAGCACCCCGCACCGGCCGTGGAGACCGGGCTGTGGCGTACGCCGATGTTCGCGGCGGCCAACCTCACCGCGTTCCTGCTCGGTGCCGGCCTGTTCGTCTGGTTCCTGTCCGGGCCGCTGTACCTCACCACGATCTGGCACTACTCCGTGCTCAAGGCCGGCCTCGCCGTCACACCCGGCGCGGTGCTCTCCGCGGTCGCGGCCATCACGATCGGGCGGCGCCTGAAGCCGGCGCAGCAGCGTCCGGTGGTCATCGTGGCCGGCATCGCCTTCCTCGCCCTGAGCATCTGGGCGTACACGGGCCTCGGCTCCGACCGGGAGTTCCTGGCCCTGTGGCTGCCGTACGGCGCGCTCGGCGGCGCCGTGATCGGTGCGGCGCTCACCAGCGTGACGACCGCGGCATCGATCTCGGTGCACCCGCTGAAGTTCGCCACCGGCACCGGTATGGCCACCACGGCCCGGCAGTTCGGCGGTTCGGTCGGCGTCGCCGCGATGGCCGCGGTGTTCGCCGCGGGCGACCTGAGCACGCCGCAGCCGTACCTGAACGCGTTCCTGCTCGCGGGTATCTTCATCGCCGCCGCCGCGATCCCGGCGTTCTGGATGTTCACCAAGAAGTCGATGGCGCAGATCGCCGAGACACAGGCGCAGATCCAGGCCTACATGCGGGCACAGGCCGAGGCCGCCGCCCAGGCCGCGGCCGCCCAGCCGGGCACGCCGTCCGCGGAGGGCGCCGCCACCGCGGACCGCACCTGA
- a CDS encoding beta-ketoacyl-ACP synthase III, which yields MNTTHAAHVPGPDRHHAVLLGIGGYRPRRIVTNEEVCRTLDSSPEWILRRSGIRTRCFAGPDETLAEMGATAAGKALADAGITPDEVDQVLVATMSDVGGAGTGAAANELAAEIGRRLGVPGPAWQVGAACAGFTVGLSLAAASVATGQARTCLVIGVERMSDILDPQDRSTAFLFSDGAGAAVVGRGTEPGIGSVVWGTDPELREAITVREEPEHGGPVIRMQGSSVFRWAVTQLPAVVREVLDRSGLEPGDVQAFVPHQANLRIIEAVAESVGFPSGVAVARDIVDQGNTSAASIPLALDRMRTSGALRKGDLAVLIGFGAGLTYAGTVVRL from the coding sequence GTGAACACCACGCACGCCGCGCACGTCCCCGGGCCGGACCGCCATCACGCGGTACTGCTCGGTATCGGGGGCTACCGGCCCCGACGGATCGTCACCAACGAGGAGGTCTGCCGCACCCTGGACTCGTCACCCGAGTGGATCCTGCGCCGCAGCGGCATCCGGACCCGCTGCTTCGCCGGTCCCGACGAGACACTGGCGGAGATGGGGGCCACCGCGGCGGGGAAGGCGCTGGCCGACGCCGGCATCACCCCTGACGAGGTCGACCAGGTGCTGGTCGCCACCATGTCGGACGTCGGCGGGGCGGGCACCGGCGCGGCCGCCAACGAGCTCGCCGCGGAGATCGGCCGCCGGCTGGGCGTACCGGGTCCCGCATGGCAGGTCGGCGCCGCCTGTGCCGGATTCACCGTGGGGCTCTCCCTGGCGGCCGCGTCCGTCGCGACCGGTCAGGCCCGCACCTGCCTGGTCATCGGCGTGGAGCGCATGTCGGACATCCTCGACCCCCAGGACCGCTCCACCGCCTTCCTGTTCTCGGACGGGGCGGGCGCGGCCGTGGTGGGGCGCGGCACGGAGCCGGGCATCGGTTCCGTGGTGTGGGGCACGGACCCCGAACTGCGCGAGGCGATCACCGTACGGGAGGAGCCGGAGCACGGGGGGCCCGTCATCCGCATGCAGGGATCATCGGTCTTCCGCTGGGCGGTCACGCAGTTGCCCGCCGTCGTACGGGAGGTGCTGGACCGCTCGGGCCTCGAACCGGGTGACGTCCAGGCGTTCGTCCCGCACCAGGCGAACCTGCGCATCATCGAGGCGGTCGCGGAGAGCGTGGGCTTCCCCTCCGGCGTCGCCGTGGCCCGGGACATCGTGGACCAGGGGAACACCTCCGCGGCGTCCATCCCGCTCGCCCTCGACCGCATGCGCACCTCCGGGGCCCTGCGCAAGGGCGACCTCGCGGTACTGATCGGCTTCGGGGCGGGGCTCACGTACGCAGGGACGGTGGTGCGCCTCTGA
- a CDS encoding AMP-binding protein, whose amino-acid sequence MNTVLDWLDSPAPERGIHYYRNGDWHLRDYADIASAARRTAAFLHANGVTKGVVSLLIEDPETFVPAFLGTMYAGATPSPIASPVTFGGHEAFTEHAAAVLGAATPAAVLTDAHLAPLAAAACAKAGTGTPLVLPDPAGLPGADDLAPRHAELALLQFTSGSSGTPKGVRVTGDNLTANVRAIHGWLGVTPEDSCSSWLPLYHDMGLIGTFLGSVVAQIDLWLMSPVDFIRSPARWLDCHGRHGVTITTAPNFGYGYATSRVREEELAGTDFSTWRVAMSGAERVDARVVADFTSKLAPHGFDSRALTPCYGMAETTLAVTGVRPGSGARIVRPSGPLDTGAPVTVAGSGTLGVDRPEDPAGWIASCGTPVPETAVEVVDDEGAPLPDGTFGEIRVRGTSVADGYESPDPAASAPFGDDGLRTGDAGFLLDGELYVVGRIGDSIKVRGRKVHAEDLEAALTSVPGVPPGRCAVALGNRDGRAGAVIVVEAPGDGWLDAATGVLRSALDASVSVTVVRARRGTIPRTSSGKPRRRLLWRQAGENALAGDVLHSTHSIDRPTEQTAPGLDGAAT is encoded by the coding sequence ATGAACACAGTCCTCGACTGGCTGGACTCCCCCGCGCCGGAGCGTGGAATCCACTACTACCGAAACGGCGACTGGCACCTGCGTGACTACGCGGACATCGCCTCGGCGGCCCGCCGGACAGCCGCCTTCCTGCATGCCAACGGCGTCACCAAGGGCGTCGTGTCCCTGCTGATCGAGGACCCCGAGACCTTCGTCCCGGCCTTCCTCGGCACCATGTACGCGGGGGCCACCCCGTCCCCGATCGCCTCGCCCGTCACCTTCGGCGGGCACGAGGCCTTCACCGAGCACGCGGCCGCCGTCCTCGGCGCCGCCACCCCGGCCGCCGTGCTGACCGACGCCCACCTCGCCCCGCTCGCCGCCGCGGCGTGCGCGAAGGCGGGGACGGGCACACCTCTCGTGCTGCCCGATCCGGCCGGGCTGCCCGGCGCGGACGACCTGGCACCCCGCCATGCGGAACTCGCCCTGCTGCAGTTCACCTCCGGATCCAGCGGTACCCCGAAGGGCGTCCGGGTCACGGGGGACAACCTCACCGCCAACGTCCGGGCCATCCACGGATGGCTCGGCGTGACGCCTGAGGACTCGTGCTCGTCCTGGCTTCCGCTCTACCACGACATGGGCCTCATCGGGACGTTCCTGGGGTCCGTCGTGGCCCAGATCGACCTGTGGCTGATGAGCCCGGTCGACTTCATCCGCTCCCCGGCCCGCTGGCTCGACTGCCACGGCCGGCACGGGGTGACCATCACCACCGCGCCCAACTTCGGCTACGGGTACGCGACGTCCCGGGTGCGCGAGGAGGAGCTGGCGGGCACCGACTTCTCCACCTGGCGGGTGGCGATGAGCGGCGCCGAACGCGTGGACGCCCGGGTGGTGGCCGACTTCACCTCGAAGCTCGCCCCGCACGGCTTCGACTCCCGTGCGCTCACGCCGTGTTACGGCATGGCGGAGACGACGCTCGCCGTCACAGGCGTCCGTCCCGGTAGCGGGGCGCGCATCGTGCGGCCGTCCGGCCCGCTGGACACCGGAGCACCGGTGACCGTCGCCGGCTCGGGCACCCTCGGCGTCGACCGGCCCGAGGACCCCGCAGGCTGGATCGCCTCCTGCGGCACGCCGGTCCCCGAGACCGCCGTCGAGGTCGTCGACGACGAAGGGGCCCCGTTGCCCGACGGGACGTTCGGGGAGATCCGGGTCAGGGGCACGTCCGTGGCCGACGGCTACGAGTCGCCGGACCCCGCCGCCAGCGCGCCCTTCGGTGACGACGGACTGCGCACAGGAGACGCCGGGTTCCTGCTCGACGGCGAGCTGTACGTGGTCGGGCGGATCGGCGACAGCATCAAGGTCCGCGGCCGCAAGGTGCACGCCGAGGACCTGGAGGCGGCGCTCACCTCCGTCCCCGGGGTTCCGCCGGGGCGCTGCGCCGTGGCGCTCGGCAACCGTGACGGGCGCGCGGGAGCGGTGATCGTCGTGGAGGCGCCGGGCGACGGCTGGCTGGACGCCGCGACCGGCGTACTGCGCTCCGCCCTGGACGCCTCGGTCTCCGTGACCGTCGTGCGGGCCAGGCGCGGCACCATCCCTCGGACCTCCAGCGGCAAACCGCGCCGCCGGCTGCTCTGGCGCCAGGCGGGCGAGAACGCACTCGCCGGCGACGTACTGCACAGCACACACAGCATCGACCGACCGACGGAACAGACCGCACCGGGACTGGATGGGGCAGCCACATGA